A genomic stretch from Puntigrus tetrazona isolate hp1 chromosome 6, ASM1883169v1, whole genome shotgun sequence includes:
- the LOC122346564 gene encoding rho guanine nucleotide exchange factor 15 isoform X2 has protein sequence MPGPDGCRELYPCQNFPVSKTYSPPEPPLKGEKWRRATDFILRRDVQEKDHQRQNSTVAQKPHQGVATHSLVALPKIKPIPKPCLPKMLFHVDQSQPVHNGNINYVTSASDPACSDGKSNDTHLENWRSRPKTISQKSKRVPPSIPVPARPLPKEPEQMISMMGSEVCPPGKALPHLSLSKPIPSFRVHDKPKLKHNKVELISDFVREGLVSELHKRFSGAIKERDCSTNKPKVFICFHTKRLTDGERLHENVSISGVSNGDSPEDVPSVIKCQETDGENNSKNLLETSQRALTMLPLPGLVDKLIKSPSQRDFNCMCADNKRKLVESLWQERRVVRDSGILHRLSKEQLKLQEHLYEVVTSEQSYLQGLEVAVEHFQESSVLKDALAPRDRKSLFSSIAKIKEISQSFMDAMLLELASSVFCDIICDVVHQYALGPFDAYINYIRNMPYQEQTLHNLGKESPRIVEILHKLQEDPRCSRLPLKSFLSLPFQRITRLKILMENIQKKALPGSDCEASSLRALTEISRLLEACNWQVGRMKQMEEIVQIANKIEFACKALPLVSSSRWLVKQGDLVQISLKENMFGQRKLCPVLLFLFNDLLLVATRKGLDRFVVHDYVHRSLIEVTEGKDLEEELEGYELNRTFRLVLLHNHRSTTSQHLLQTNSERLHVFLELRRTCGWSS, from the exons ATGCCAGGGCCAGATGGATGCAGAGAACTGTATCCATGCCAAAACTTTCCTGTGTCTAAAACTTACTCTCCCCCTGAACCTCCACTTAAGGGTGAGAAATGGCGCAGGGCGACAGACTTTATTTTGAGAAGAGATGTGCAAGAGAAGGACCATCAACGCCAGAACTCCACAGTGGCACAAAAACCACACCAAGGAGTTGCCACTCACAGTCTGGTCGCTCTCCCAAAGATAAAACCAATCCCAAAACCTTGTCTACCGAAAATGCTGTTCCATGTTGACCAATCGCAGCCTGTCCATAATGGCAATATAAATTATGTCACTTCTGCTTCAGATCCAGCTTGTTCAG ATGGAAAGAGTAATGACACTCATTTGGAAAACTGGCGCAGTCGTCCAAAAACTATCTCCCAGAAATCAAAACGAGTCCCTCCGAGCATACCTGTACCTGCCAGACCTCTTCCCAAAGAGCCAGAGCAAATGATCTCCATGATGG GTTCTGAGGTTTGTCCCCCTGGCAAAGCCCTTCCACACCTATCTCTGTCAAAACCAATTCCTTCTTTCAGAGTCCACGATAAACCCAAACTCAAACACAACAAAGTTGAACTGATTAGCGACTTTGTCAGGGAAGGTTTGGTTTCTGAGCTTCACAAAAGATTCTCAGGAGCAATTAAAGAGAGAGATTGTAGCACCAACAAGccaaaagtatttatttgcttCCACACCAAAAGACTGACTGATGGAGAAAGACTACATGAAAATGTATCTATCTCAGGTGTTTCCAATGGAGATAGTCCAGAGGATGTTCCTTCTGTGATAAAATGCCAAGAAACTGATGGGGAGAATAACTCTAAGAACTTACTTGAAACTTCTCAAAGGGCTCTAACAATGCTGCCTCTTCCTGGTTTGGTggacaaattgatcaaaagcccTTCTCAGAGAGACTTCAACTGCATGTGTGCTGATAATAAGAGAAAGTTGGTAGAAAGCTTGTGGCAAGAACGGAGAGTTGTAAGAGATAGTGGAATACTACATCGGCTCAGTAAGGAACAGCTCAAGCTTCAAGAG CATCTGTATGAGGTCGTCACGTCTGAGCAGTCCTATCTTCAGGGCTTGGAGGTGGCTGTGGAGCATTTTCAGGAATCTTCAGTGCTGAAAGATGCTTTGGCACCAAGAGACAGAAAGTCATTGTTCTCTAGCATTGCTAAGATCAAAGAGATCAGTCAAAG CTTCATGGATGCAATGCTGTTGGAGCTGGCCTCAAGTGTGTTCTGCGACATAATCTGTGACGTTGTACACCAGTATGCTCTTGGACCCTTTGATGCTTATATAAATTACATCCGTAATATGCCCTATCAGGAGCAGACGTTACACAACCTCGG AAAAGAGAGTCCTCGGATTGTGGAGATCTTGCATAAACTACAGGAAGACCCTCGCTGCAGCCGCCTGCCCCTCAAATCTTTCCTTTCACTGCCATTTCAGAGAATCACACGGCTTAAAATCCTAATGGAG AACATCCAGAAGAAGGCCCTTCCAGGGTCAGACTGTGAGGCTTCATCATTGAGAGCTCTGACGGAGATCTCCAGG CTTCTAGAAGCTTGCAATTGGCAGGTGGGCAGAATGAAACAGATGGAAGAAATAGTGCAGATCGCTAACAAGATTGAGTTTGCATGCAAG gcCCTGCCTCTTGTTTCTTCTTCCCGCTGGCTTGTGAAGCAGGGAGATCTGGTGCAAATCTCTTTGAAGGAAAACATGTTTGGCCAGAGAAAACTGTGTCCAGTACTTCTGTTCCTCTTTAATGATCTGCTGCTAGTGGCAACCAGGAAAGG GTTGGATCGGTTTGTAGTTCATGACTACGTGCACCGCTCTCTGATAGAAGTGACCGAGGGCAAGGATctggaggaggagctggagggATACGAGCTCAACCGGACATTTAGGCTTGTTCTTTTGCATAACCACCGGAGCACCACCTCTCAACATCTACTGCAAACAAATTCAGA ACGTCTTCATGTTTTCTTAGAACTGAGAAGGACTTGTGGGTGGAGCTCTTGA
- the LOC122346564 gene encoding ephexin-1 isoform X1, whose amino-acid sequence MPGPDGCRELYPCQNFPVSKTYSPPEPPLKGEKWRRATDFILRRDVQEKDHQRQNSTVAQKPHQGVATHSLVALPKIKPIPKPCLPKMLFHVDQSQPVHNGNINYVTSASDPACSDGKSNDTHLENWRSRPKTISQKSKRVPPSIPVPARPLPKEPEQMISMMGSEVCPPGKALPHLSLSKPIPSFRVHDKPKLKHNKVELISDFVREGLVSELHKRFSGAIKERDCSTNKPKVFICFHTKRLTDGERLHENVSISGVSNGDSPEDVPSVIKCQETDGENNSKNLLETSQRALTMLPLPGLVDKLIKSPSQRDFNCMCADNKRKLVESLWQERRVVRDSGILHRLSKEQLKLQEHLYEVVTSEQSYLQGLEVAVEHFQESSVLKDALAPRDRKSLFSSIAKIKEISQSFMDAMLLELASSVFCDIICDVVHQYALGPFDAYINYIRNMPYQEQTLHNLGKESPRIVEILHKLQEDPRCSRLPLKSFLSLPFQRITRLKILMENIQKKALPGSDCEASSLRALTEISRLLEACNWQVGRMKQMEEIVQIANKIEFACKALPLVSSSRWLVKQGDLVQISLKENMFGQRKLCPVLLFLFNDLLLVATRKGLDRFVVHDYVHRSLIEVTEGKDLEEELEGYELNRTFRLVLLHNHRSTTSQHLLQTNSETEKDLWVELLNGRRHGQDTVYEEWDCPQVRCIEGYSGQQQGELSLQLGDVINVMQKTSDGFLEGRRVQDGQRGWFSTACVVEITNEHVQRRHLRQRYHVLQTATRLLKQRSGALELTTTTCFK is encoded by the exons ATGCCAGGGCCAGATGGATGCAGAGAACTGTATCCATGCCAAAACTTTCCTGTGTCTAAAACTTACTCTCCCCCTGAACCTCCACTTAAGGGTGAGAAATGGCGCAGGGCGACAGACTTTATTTTGAGAAGAGATGTGCAAGAGAAGGACCATCAACGCCAGAACTCCACAGTGGCACAAAAACCACACCAAGGAGTTGCCACTCACAGTCTGGTCGCTCTCCCAAAGATAAAACCAATCCCAAAACCTTGTCTACCGAAAATGCTGTTCCATGTTGACCAATCGCAGCCTGTCCATAATGGCAATATAAATTATGTCACTTCTGCTTCAGATCCAGCTTGTTCAG ATGGAAAGAGTAATGACACTCATTTGGAAAACTGGCGCAGTCGTCCAAAAACTATCTCCCAGAAATCAAAACGAGTCCCTCCGAGCATACCTGTACCTGCCAGACCTCTTCCCAAAGAGCCAGAGCAAATGATCTCCATGATGG GTTCTGAGGTTTGTCCCCCTGGCAAAGCCCTTCCACACCTATCTCTGTCAAAACCAATTCCTTCTTTCAGAGTCCACGATAAACCCAAACTCAAACACAACAAAGTTGAACTGATTAGCGACTTTGTCAGGGAAGGTTTGGTTTCTGAGCTTCACAAAAGATTCTCAGGAGCAATTAAAGAGAGAGATTGTAGCACCAACAAGccaaaagtatttatttgcttCCACACCAAAAGACTGACTGATGGAGAAAGACTACATGAAAATGTATCTATCTCAGGTGTTTCCAATGGAGATAGTCCAGAGGATGTTCCTTCTGTGATAAAATGCCAAGAAACTGATGGGGAGAATAACTCTAAGAACTTACTTGAAACTTCTCAAAGGGCTCTAACAATGCTGCCTCTTCCTGGTTTGGTggacaaattgatcaaaagcccTTCTCAGAGAGACTTCAACTGCATGTGTGCTGATAATAAGAGAAAGTTGGTAGAAAGCTTGTGGCAAGAACGGAGAGTTGTAAGAGATAGTGGAATACTACATCGGCTCAGTAAGGAACAGCTCAAGCTTCAAGAG CATCTGTATGAGGTCGTCACGTCTGAGCAGTCCTATCTTCAGGGCTTGGAGGTGGCTGTGGAGCATTTTCAGGAATCTTCAGTGCTGAAAGATGCTTTGGCACCAAGAGACAGAAAGTCATTGTTCTCTAGCATTGCTAAGATCAAAGAGATCAGTCAAAG CTTCATGGATGCAATGCTGTTGGAGCTGGCCTCAAGTGTGTTCTGCGACATAATCTGTGACGTTGTACACCAGTATGCTCTTGGACCCTTTGATGCTTATATAAATTACATCCGTAATATGCCCTATCAGGAGCAGACGTTACACAACCTCGG AAAAGAGAGTCCTCGGATTGTGGAGATCTTGCATAAACTACAGGAAGACCCTCGCTGCAGCCGCCTGCCCCTCAAATCTTTCCTTTCACTGCCATTTCAGAGAATCACACGGCTTAAAATCCTAATGGAG AACATCCAGAAGAAGGCCCTTCCAGGGTCAGACTGTGAGGCTTCATCATTGAGAGCTCTGACGGAGATCTCCAGG CTTCTAGAAGCTTGCAATTGGCAGGTGGGCAGAATGAAACAGATGGAAGAAATAGTGCAGATCGCTAACAAGATTGAGTTTGCATGCAAG gcCCTGCCTCTTGTTTCTTCTTCCCGCTGGCTTGTGAAGCAGGGAGATCTGGTGCAAATCTCTTTGAAGGAAAACATGTTTGGCCAGAGAAAACTGTGTCCAGTACTTCTGTTCCTCTTTAATGATCTGCTGCTAGTGGCAACCAGGAAAGG GTTGGATCGGTTTGTAGTTCATGACTACGTGCACCGCTCTCTGATAGAAGTGACCGAGGGCAAGGATctggaggaggagctggagggATACGAGCTCAACCGGACATTTAGGCTTGTTCTTTTGCATAACCACCGGAGCACCACCTCTCAACATCTACTGCAAACAAATTCAGA AACTGAGAAGGACTTGTGGGTGGAGCTCTTGAATGGGCGGAGACATGGACAGGATACTGTGTATGAAGAGTGGG ACTGTCCTCAGGTGCGATGTATAGAGGGGTACAGCGGACAACAACAAGGGGAGCTTAGTCTACAGCTGGGAGATGTGATTAACGTCATGCAGAAGACTTCAGATG GGTTTCTGGAAGGCCGCAGGGTACAGGACGGACAGCGGGGCTGGTTCTCCACTGCATGTGTTGTGGAGATCACCAATGAACATGTGCAGAGACGTCATCTTCGTCAGCGGTATCATGTCCTACAGACAGCCACACGACTGCTGAAACAACGCAGCGGGGCTCTTGAACTTACAACCACAACATGCTTTAAATGA